gttgcctaaactGAATAtatttattttgcttacaaatgaaggctctagcttggacaagaaggattaACATCGGAGTAAGATCGAGCATGAAGATGATGGTATGCGCAAGGGAAACAAAAACGGAGTTTCAAgttatgatttcaggactttgaagccaccataatgagggCATAAAGACTTGggtgaaatatacaagatgtcacttcataaatttcatctagAGACTATTATAGGtgtcgcgtcaccttattattgggtcaggcccatgtaatttagaaATACTTTAGTATAgcctgtttttagagtccgtatgtgtggaaaAACCGagctagggttggtttcggacccctcctccaaggggtcACGAAATACCATATTATTCCTTTATATATACAGTCCTTATGGCGTCGTTTAgagtttgagttttgtttagattaaagtttgtcATAGCTGCAactcgcgtacttcgtttgtgttcaatgaccaaaTCAAGACGTCACATAACCctactttcatcttatattcgcaatatccagattgcaatttcagtttcttatttgttcttcgtttgcctgaaGGAAATAGACCATCGTGGTAAGGTTGATCGTGTTTCGGCGTAATCAATAATCTttcagagttggtttagtgattgttAAGACAACACGTCtccgcacgttcgtagtcggattgtgaAAGTATACTTCACCAAAAATGATAACCGTCATTTTATTAAAAGaccggacacctttgcctctatcaacgacGTAGTCGTTGTGGTTATGTTGACCATTTTTTTTAATCTGCTGCGTCAGAGGACCATCCCGTCAAATTGTATCGTTCAGccgtgtttttttttttgagacatgtgttgttgttttatttataaaaaaaaagggggggggggggggggggggggagggggggggtgaGAGCCCAATTGCAGCAGGCCAAATCTACCCAACTCTCGTGCAGACGCGAGCCGGGTCGGATTTCCAATCGGCCGAAACGTCAAAGCGTCAAAGCTGATACACGTTTAGCTCCGTCGACCTTGGCGTGAAATGAATGGCCACTTCCACCTCATCCTCCCCTGCTCCTCTTCCCCTCgcacccccgcccccgccccgtTCGCGGCTCTCCTTTCCGgcccctccgccacctcctcctcccgctaCCACCACCAGCGCCGCCACCCATGGCACCGCACCCCGCCTTCGCCTCCTCCCCCACGCGGCCGACCCCCGCGCAGCGCACGCGGTCGCGGCCAAGTCTAGCGCGGACGCGCGCCTCGCGAACGCCGTCATGTGCGGCTACATCCGCGCGGGCCGCCTCACCGACGCGGTTGAGGTGTTCGACCGGATGACCGCCCGTGACGCTGCCTCCTACAGCGCGCTCATCTCGGGCCACGCCCGGCTGGGCTCCCCCGTATCTGCTGCCGCGGCGCTCTTCCGCAGCATGCGCCTCGCGGGAGTCGCCCCCACAGAGTACACTTTCGTGGGCCTCCTCACCGCCTGCATCCGCAGGGGCAACCCGCGGCTCGGGACCCAGGTCCACGCGCTCGCCGCCAAGGGACGGTACTCCGGCGGCTCTCTCCTCGTCGCCAACGCGCTCCTTGGCATGTACGTCAAGTGCGGTCGCTTAGAGGACGCTCTGAGGGTGTTCGACGGGATGGAGGAGCGCGACGTGTCCTCATGGAACACGGTGCTGTCCGGCCTGGTCGAGCTGGGGAGGTACGAGGAGGCGCTTGAGCTGTTTGGGGACATGCGGACGGCCGATGTTGCGGTCGACCGGTTTTCTCTGTCAGCGCTTCTGACGGCGGCTACTGAAGGGTTCAGCCTGCCTCTGGGGGCAGCGGTGCACGCTCTGTCTCTCAAGTCCGGGATGGAGCTGGATTTGAGTGTGGGCAATGCGCTCATTGGATTTTATGCTGAGCATGGTGATTCTGTCGAGGATGTGGTTGGTGTGTTTCAGAGGATGCCAGTAAAGGACGTAATTTCGTGGACTGGGTTACTCAATGGATACATGGAATTTGGTTTAGTTGACAAGGCTCTGCGCGTGTTTGATCGGATGCCTGAGAGGAATTTTGTTACATATAATGCAGTTCTCACCGGGTTTTGTCAGAACAAGGAAGGTGTGCGAGTCAGTTTTGCTAGGAAGGCTGGGCTGCAGGGGCTCGGGTTGTTTAGGCAGATGCTGGAGAATGGGTTGGAGATGTCAGACGTCACCATGACTGGTGTCCTCAATGCTTGTGCTATTGCTGCGGATAGGAAGATGAGTGAGCAGGTTCACACATTTGTGATTAAGTGTGGCTGTGGTTCAAGTCCTTGGATTGACGCCGCGTTGATAGACATGTGCGTCAAGTGTGGTAGGTCTGGAGATGCACGTCTGTTGTTTGAGCATTGGCGCCACCAGGAGAGTTTTCACATTGCTTGGAGCTCTTTACTGCTTTCTAGCGTTAGAGATGGAGAGTATGAGAAAGCGCTTTCTACATTCCTTCAAATGTTTAGAAGCAGCGATATTCAGTTCATTGATGCGTTTTTGTTGACTACTGCACTTGGAGTTTGTGGTGCTTTGGGTTTTACGGAGCTTGGAAAGCAACTGCATCTGCTTGCTGCAAAATCTGGGCTTTTGCGTGCTTGTGGAGTTGGTAATGCAATTGTCAGTATGTATGGCAAGTGCGGACAATTGGAAAATGCAGTCACTTTCTTTCAGCGAATGCCTCATCGAGACCTTGTGtcttggaatgcgctgatcacTGCTCATCTTCTCCATCGCCAGGGAGATGAAATATGGGACATATGGTCTCAAATGGAGAGATTAGCCATCAAGCCTGACTCCGTGACCTTTCTTCTGATCATATCAGCTTGCAGTTGTACAGACTCAGATTCTGCAGATGCATCTATGGAACTGTTTCGTTGTATGTCAAGCAAGTACAACACTGAACCTGCTATGGAACACTTTGCAGCAGTTGTGTACGTCCTTGGCTGCTGGGGTCATTTTGATGAGGCTGAACAGTTTATAGCTAGTATGCCATTCAAGCCTGGTGCATTAGTTTGGCGATCTTTGCTGGAAAGCTGTAGCAAGCAGTCCAATATGACACTGCGAAGGCGAGCTATGAGTCATCTACTTGCCCTGGAACCACAAGACCCATCCACATATGTTCTGGCATCTAATCTGTACTCTGAATCAGCAAAGTGGCATTGCTCAGAGAACACAAGGCTGGAGATGCGGCAAAAGGGTATCCATAAGATTCCAGCAAGGAGCTGGACATTTTATGACAATGCTATTCACTCATTTTTCGCTCGAGATAGATCACATCCTCAGTCCAAGGACATCTATGCTGGTCTGGACGTGCTAACTCTTGAGTGCATTAAGGCCGGGTATGAACCAGACACCACCTTTGTCCTACATGATGTCGAGGAATACCAAAAGAGACACTTCCTAATGTACCACAGTGCAAAGCTGGCAGCTACATATGGCCTCCTAATGGCAGGCTCTGGGAAAATTATCCGTGTGGTGAAGAACATCCGCATGTGTGGTGACTGCCACTCATTTCTGGAGCATGCCTCTGCTGCTACCGGAAAAGAGATTTCAGTCAGAGACTCGAATGGGTTTCATGTTTTTAGGGCAGGGATTTGTTCCTGTAGAGATTAGTCTGGTACCATACCAATTTTGACTACTTTGCAGTGTCTTTGTAGCACTGTAGAATCTATAGAAGATATCCTTGTATTGAGATCCTGTACATTGCTATGAGTTTCTTCAGAAGCATTCATGCcaaccaggggcggagccaggctGGCCGCGTGCCCCGGGCCGCCTTCAAGCATTTCTCCTGGATTTGGGCCTCACGTATTAGGTAGCAGTACATTCACCAAAGGAGTTGGGCCTCACGCCCCGGGCCCAGGCCCTGGGGGCCTGGGGCCTGTCTCCGCCCCTGATGCCAACAGCTGTTCAGTTGACATCATATTCAGAAAAGTATTTTCTTTTGCTCCAAACATTCAGTTGAATATGTTTCTGAGAAAATATCGGTTGAATAATGTCTAGTACCATAAACAATGTGAAAATTTAACATTACAAATCACTTACTCCCCAGTGGTCTTAAAATTTGCTGTTTGCAGTTAGCACACGATACCTCACATTTATATGAATATGATTTCCGGCAGGACTCTTTATGTTCTTGACCTGTTTGCAGTTACTTGTGAGTTGCAACCTTCACAAAAAAAAGCAAGATTAAGACAATGAGGTAGGCATCTTCTATTGCCCTGACCTAACTGTGTACTTACAGTTAGCACTGATGCTCGCGTACAAAATCATTACCTACTGGCTCTTGACTAGAAGCTCCTTCCCTCCCGCACGCGCGACGGCCCTCGGCCACGGCGGCTACCTACACCTGTCGCTGGCCGCTCGGTCAGTGGCGCCACCCCTCCCGCACCATGGGCCGTGCTCGCTCGGCGCTCCTGCTCGGCCGTCCAGCTGTGGACATGCGAGATGCGGCGCCCGCGCATCCAGATCTCCCGCCGGGTCACGACTGATGGTCTCCGCCTCCAATCGGCAACGGCTCCGCCACCCTCGCGCGGATATTGCTACGGGGAGTGCTCCAAGGCCGTGCGCCTCTCCCCCTGCATGTGGACAACCACGCCTATGTCCATCTAGTTAGCGTCCACAGGCTACCTTCCCCTTCGCGCCTAGGACGCTGGACAGAGCCAGTCCGGCAACGCGCAGCGCCATGCTGGCGGGCGACCGCATAGGCGTCAATGCCACAAGCCCTCCATCAATGCAAACGTCGGGCGAGAGGTCTTTTTAAGGCGCTTCAAGGGGCTCTGCTTCCGGTGCCTGAGCTCTGAGCATCGTCGTGTACATTGTAGAGATCCTATCCACTGCATCGAGTGCAAGCTGCCCGACCACGCTCGCGACTGCCCCCAAGATCCGCGCAACAGCAGGGGCGACAAACTGGCAAGGGCGAGGCTGGGGCCTGTTGCTCGGCGCAGCCCGGTCCACActcgtcttcgcttccccacgccgTCGGCGCCCGCGCCGACCATGGAGCGCTGCCACCATACTGACCTGTCAAGGCGGCCGAGGAACATCCACAAGGTGGTGATCGAGACGCCGATGGTGGAGCATCAGATCTCCTTCCTCCGGCGCCATGCCGTCCTCCTGACGTCGGCGGCCGAGCGGCACGCAGCGAACCCTATGTCGGTCGGACGTGCTTTCGACGCCACGCTCCGCACGCCGGCCCACTACTGCGGGTTACGAGCCATGATCCGGAGGACTTCTTGGTGCTTTTCGAGCTGTCGGCGCACCACGACAACGCCGTCCACCTCGGCTCGATCAACATCGACGGCGTCGTCTTCAACATCAAGCCATGGCACGAGGATGACCATGTTGTGCACCAAGACTTCATGCTCCATGTGTGGGTGGTCATAGAGAATATGCCCCTCCATATGGGTCCCTTAAGGGGGCGGCGGAGGTGCTCGGCGTCAAGTGCATCATTGACTGCCTCGACACCCACACGCACAAGCGCGGCGACACACAGACCTTTGCGTGCTGGGTGTGGGTGTGGGACGTCGCCTTCATCGCCACCAAGCACACCATTTGGAGGGCGCGCGCATCGTCGGGCGCGTGAAGACCATGATAGGCGCCTCTCCCCCAAGCGGGGAcagtacaaaaaaagacacaacCGTGACATTTTGACTCGAACGAAAacttttctgtcatgcttatgacaattctatgatgataattgtgacaaaaccacgtatcatcatagatgtggtgggctcctacttctatgacaaaagaacatgacagaaaatgagtttttcgtcctgggcgggccgaggACGCACATGCATTCCATtttttgggtcgtccatgatggaaaaaatcgtggtagaagcgagggcgaggaaaatatcggggagttcctggttatggtaggtggtcggggccgagcgatgcacggaggtttgcgtgtttctctcgtacacgtacgcacgtgtgtgcaaggtgttgggctctaactgaacccgagcgaggcgttcacttattgaacccgagcgattgcactagctacattactgaacccgagcgatcgatcccttggttgttaactgaacccgagtgattccttcgctgctgctgctacttgAAGCTGATCGAAccagctgcctcttgatgaatagtggcCGTTCTTGGGGGTTGTATGAACAGTTCTCGatgggggctggatgaataggaccccgtggtaataggccgttgccgctggatgaacaggacctcgattgAGGAGGCCACCAGacccgagccggttgggggtgaatgaacaggacccctggaggattggttgaacagtagctggtggaggctggatgaacagtaacccatgGATGAACAGTGGCTGATGAAGGCAGGAGGAAGGTCacggttgtaagtgcatctagtgccccctagtgattttggtgtattgaagacttataggttaagggactaatgcgtttgtgagtgcacacaggtctataagtctatgaggagtttaatatttacagagaaagtcgacccctaaaaatgaagtttctccgactgaagactttgaatctctgaagactttgaaagtgaagaaattggtgtgaccgtgaagacttggcaTTCAATCAAGGaatatgaagtgtgaagacttctgttttcgtagtttcattttctctttcttgagtcataggaaacaccgtactgttaaagggggtcgagaaaatactaaggaaaaatttccatgtgacgctcaactcaaaatcctacacctaccaatcccttcgagtgaagccattggaaatctcatacagttcagtcaatttctttagtgacagagacgaagttcttctggtctctgaggaatttgttctgactgaggagttaggaattcgccagtgcggattgcctacacagtgaggaacatgatagccctgaggattttgcaactcaaaattccgaccgttgctgtgctatgcgccagctatcccaaaatatctatccacctaacggtcatatcattgaagggcatttatgtcttatcatgtaggGCCGCTCCCTAGGCTacaaatagccgcccctacaaccactagctggttggctgctccgagagaaactcacacttgtcatttgagcgcaacccatcctccgaggactttgagcgaaaatcatcaagtgaggaaaaacccaaacccaaacacctacaaaccccaagtgattgagtatcactgaagagattgatcctgcgtggatccgacgcttgttacctttgaagactgtgcttcttccagacggttaggcgtcatggtctagtgaatccaagaggaattgtggatcgccgagtgaccaagtttgtgaaggttcggaagtcacctgaagacttaccacgagtgattggacgaggtctgtgtgaccttagttcaaggagaatacggtgaggactgggtgtcctgagctgcgtgttcaggactgggtgtccgggactgtgtgtccttgagtttaaatactgagccgctccaaccatacgtacaactgagacatcagttggaactggtctaccaaatcattgtcttcaccaagcttactggttctattccctcaactcgttcatttcctcataactgtatTGTGTGTTTGtccatatctgtgtttgaagactttaactgaagactttctcaatttcctcagttcaatttctttagtctgtttgtcttcatcctatgttatcctgtgcttacgcttcctgtactctgtgcctatcttcatttcatcatgatgaccatgcttgtattctgttatgtttacttttgaatacttattccgctgctagtagttcttcgctaaggaatttcctcaccggcaaattcctcagtgaagaatttcataaaaatcgcctattcacccccctctagtcgatataacgcactttcaattggtatcagagcaaggtactcccttgttctgtgtgattttggtttaacaacctggagttttagttatgtcgaccgcaggtatgaataaagtgacatgcctcatctttgacggtcatgagtatcccaagtggaaggccatgatgaagaagcgcctcatggcgatgaacagcgagctgtggaccgtcactgagattggtctgaccgatctgtgcaagatggcggaagctgatgacattagcaagtacactcttctcaacctcacggcgaaggatgtcatctgctcctgtctgtctcaaaatcagttcaggaatatcatgcaccTCGATCATGcaaagctcatctgggaccgtctctctgaggtctatgaaggtcatcgaacctgtcatgatccttggtttgaggacttcaagaaTCTCTCAAAGCGATAACATTCGaatcagaatcatcatcttctgcatcatgccttatgataaaaagatgctgaggtaactgaatgctacctatctgagtctagtgatgataaatctggtgatgaatttggacccagctatgtcaaacttgcttcccttgccactaaacaacaaagagctttggaaaaagttcactacatgctaaataagagcgttgatatgttgggtgaagaaatggatcagtcaaaagctttgactgaaagtcttcagagacttcatactaagtatgacacccttcaagatcaacataacactcttttatctgatcatgagaagctttcttatgaatttcttcaaagaaagcaagatcttgaaaagctaagagtgagttatgaagatcttcggaAGGAGCGTggttcattacttgctcaacaaatcagcgcttctcaggaagaatttgttcctccatgcttgaagtgcattgaacatgaatctgctaattcttcacctgaatgttcaaatgctgctaatgtttcaaattcttcacatgcctttgctatcactaattcctcatctgaggacattgctagtatcactgatgatgtagggctgaaggaattgtacatgacaggcatgtacaaaagcctcaaagggcatcagactctttgtgatgtgcttaaaaagcagatcctcaacaggaaccctaggaaagagggtattgcctttgagaggaaactcaatgctgatggtacatattggaagcctgagcagtaccccaaaactacatgggttgctgcaaagggacctccagttgatccatctaacttatctagatttgcatgtgaatctcctcattctgatgatgagtcttttgactccaactataaattgttcaaaaatcagaatggtgaagtatttgctagatatgttggcactaactgcaggaacggttcccctatgaagaaaatctgggttaccaaaagatgccttgaaaatctttaggtgaatgtcatcatgacgccagctgtgaagaataggaaccccagatcaaattcttcatatgaaccaaattcttcatatggatccaagtcctcatacggaccaaactcctcacatggatcatattcctcaaaaggatcaaagtcctcatatgaacatcatcgtgctaacccgtctgtttcgcagggaagatccaaggattatggatatgtgcattattcttcaaatcattatgtccataagtcctcgaagaatttctctgcatactcttatgcttactctaacccctcttatgtgaaacaaaatggactggcttctatgccatccttctcgtatggagctcgcagaatgatgaactctttgccaccccttcggatgtgggtggtgaagaaaaagaactaatctcttctgcagggtcaggtctccagacatacgtaatcgtctgaagaatttgctggagacgtgagcatgcctgataggacgcaggctaatcatgaagaaatgaactttcatttctcacgtcctcatattgctttatctattctcttgcttgatgaaattgatctgatgaattgatgtcatattcttcactgatgaagtatatgagtttgtaagctgcactaattcatctgcaggatgatcaacccaaagccattgagtgggtcctcgatagtggatgtacaaatcacatgactggtgacaagaatctattgatggatgctccattatctccatcacatctgaagcatatcatctgtgccaacaaaggcaaaagtcaggtattgggtctaggtaaggttgcgatcacaaaggatcgacacatggacaaagtcatgcttgttgagtccttaggatacaaccttatgtctgtctcaatgctttgtgatcttgatatggttgttgcctttggcaagtaccgttgtgttggggttatggaagctgacaattccaaagtcttcgaaggttttaggagaggagacctgtatattgttgatttctctacaggaccacaaccagccctgtgtctacttgcaaaagcttcagaaggctggctctggcatcgacgacttggtcatgcgggcatgaggaatttgcacacgcttgcgaagaagaagcatgtcattggcattgagaatgtcaaattcctcaaggatcacttatgcagagcctgtgaagcagggaagatgacaaagaccaagcatccagcgaagactatcatgaccactactcgtccatttgaattgcttcacatggatctcttcggtcctaaccattattctgctgtttcaaatgatgcatctcaatatggctttgttattgttgatgattactctcgatacacatgggtacacattgttacttacaaacatgaagtgcaggaagtcttcaaacgattttcctcgagggcttcaaccaactttggtgtgaagatcaagcacatcagaagtgacaatggaaccgagttcaagaattctggtctagatgactatcttgatgaacttggtattactcatgagttatctgctccctacactcctcagcagaacggcatcatggagcgcaagaacaggactcttgctgagatggctcgcactatgctcgatgaatacaaaacgccttgtcggttctggattgaggcaattgatactgcgtgccacatcatcaatagagtatatcttcacaaattcttcaagaagactgcctatgaactcctcactgataagaaacccaatgtaagttgtttcaaagtcttcggtgctaaatgttggattagagatcctcatcacaagtcaaaattttcaccgaaagcacatgaaggttttatgcttggttacagaaaggactcgcacacctacagagtcttcaacaaagttcttcacaaggttgttgaaactgtagatgtgcggttcgatgaaactaatggctcgcaaagagagcacctacctactgtgatagatgaaccaacacctgaggaaactatcaagttcaaggctactgaggacgtcattcctactgaagaatctgctgaagaattcagtccaaaagatgaagaatgtc
The window above is part of the Triticum aestivum cultivar Chinese Spring chromosome 2A, IWGSC CS RefSeq v2.1, whole genome shotgun sequence genome. Proteins encoded here:
- the LOC123190049 gene encoding pentatricopeptide repeat-containing protein At5g03800-like; translation: MATSTSSSPAPLPLAPPPPPRSRLSFPAPPPPPPPATTTSAATHGTAPRLRLLPHAADPRAAHAVAAKSSADARLANAVMCGYIRAGRLTDAVEVFDRMTARDAASYSALISGHARLGSPVSAAAALFRSMRLAGVAPTEYTFVGLLTACIRRGNPRLGTQVHALAAKGRYSGGSLLVANALLGMYVKCGRLEDALRVFDGMEERDVSSWNTVLSGLVELGRYEEALELFGDMRTADVAVDRFSLSALLTAATEGFSLPLGAAVHALSLKSGMELDLSVGNALIGFYAEHGDSVEDVVGVFQRMPVKDVISWTGLLNGYMEFGLVDKALRVFDRMPERNFVTYNAVLTGFCQNKEGVRVSFARKAGLQGLGLFRQMLENGLEMSDVTMTGVLNACAIAADRKMSEQVHTFVIKCGCGSSPWIDAALIDMCVKCGRSGDARLLFEHWRHQESFHIAWSSLLLSSVRDGEYEKALSTFLQMFRSSDIQFIDAFLLTTALGVCGALGFTELGKQLHLLAAKSGLLRACGVGNAIVSMYGKCGQLENAVTFFQRMPHRDLVSWNALITAHLLHRQGDEIWDIWSQMERLAIKPDSVTFLLIISACSCTDSDSADASMELFRCMSSKYNTEPAMEHFAAVVYVLGCWGHFDEAEQFIASMPFKPGALVWRSLLESCSKQSNMTLRRRAMSHLLALEPQDPSTYVLASNLYSESAKWHCSENTRLEMRQKGIHKIPARSWTFYDNAIHSFFARDRSHPQSKDIYAGLDVLTLECIKAGYEPDTTFVLHDVEEYQKRHFLMYHSAKLAATYGLLMAGSGKIIRVVKNIRMCGDCHSFLEHASAATGKEISVRDSNGFHVFRAGICSCRD